A region from the Cannabis sativa cultivar Pink pepper isolate KNU-18-1 chromosome 9, ASM2916894v1, whole genome shotgun sequence genome encodes:
- the LOC115722257 gene encoding vacuole membrane protein KMS1, giving the protein MGSRKRTPSSSSSLGTDMSTSGLAEKHQQDLENLALATQPLRTMKLFVLAVLQYIKRSISYLLAKGGWLMLLSVVALAIGILLMTIDGPHEKHVEELVKYFQFGLWWIALGVASSIGLGSGLHTFVLYLGPHIAFFTIKAMQCGRVDLKTAPYDTIQLKKGPSWLDKDCSEFGPPLFPLVDGLRVPLRNILAQVQIEAVLWGIGTAIGELPPYFISRAASMSGNRLDAMEELDGSSNEDSGFIATHLNKIKRWLLSHAQHLNFLTILVLASVPNPLFDLAGIMCGQFGIPFWTFFLATLLGKAVIKTHIQTVFIIGVCNNQLLNWIENELIWLLSFIPGLASVLPNVISKLNAVKEKYLTATATPVSSNIKVKKWDFSFTSIWNTVVWLMLVNFFVKIVNATAQRYLKKQQEKEMEMLVLTSKS; this is encoded by the exons ATGGGTTCCCGAAAACGAACCCCATCATCGTCTTCTTCCCTCGGAACTGACATGTCTACATCAG gCCTTGCTGAAAAGCATCAGCAGGATCTAGAAAACTTGGCACTGGCAACACAACCCTTAAGAACTATGAAGCTTTTTGTTTTGGCTGTATTGCAATATATTAAGAGATCAATATCATATTTGTTGGCAAAAGGTGGTTGGCTTATGCTTCTGAGTGTTGTTGCATTGGCTATTGGGATTCTTCTTATGACCATCGATGGGCCTCATGAGAAG CATGTAGAAGAgcttgtaaaatattttcagtttGGATTGTGGTGGATTGCTCTCGGAGTTGCATCTTCTATTGGTCTTG GATCTGGGTTGCACACTTTTGTCCTCTACCTCGGTCCTCATATTGCTTTCTTCACCATTAAAGCAATGCAGTGTGGACGTGTTGATTTAAAAACTGCTCCATATGACACAATACAACTGAAAAAAGGTCCATCGTGGCTTGATAAGGACTGTTCTGAGTTTGGACCCCCACTGTTTCCGTTAGTCGATGGATTGCGGGTTCCTCTTAGGAACATATTAGCACAGGTCCAGATAGAGGCTGTCCTATGGGGCATTGGGACTGCAATAGGGGAGCTTCCTCCATATTTTATTTCACGGGCAG CTAGCATGTCTGGTAATAGGTTGGATGCCATGGAAGAATTGGATGGCTCTTCAAATGAGGATAGTGGATTTATAGCTACTCATTTGAACAAAATCAAGCGCTGGCTTCTATCGCATGCTCAACATTTGAACTTCCTCACCATCTTAGTGCTTGCTTCG GTGCCAAATCCTCTATTTGACCTTGCTGGCATCATGTGTGGACAATTTGGAATTCCATTCTGGACATTTTTTCTTGCAACATTGTTGGGGAAGGCAGTTATCAAGACTCACATACAG ACGGTTTTCATAATCGGAGTTTGTAATAATCAACTTCTTAATTGGATAGAGAATGAATTGATTTGGCTTCTTAGTTTCATCCCTGGTTTAGCATCAGTGCTCCCCAACGTAATTTCCAAACTCAACGCAGTGAAAGAGAAGTATCTCACAGCCACAGCCACACCCGTGTCCTCAAATATCAAG GTGAAAAAGTGGGATTTCTCATTCACTTCAATATGGAACACGGTGGTGTGGCTCATGCTCGTGAACTTTTTTGTGAAGATTGTGAACGCAACTGCGCAGAGGTATTTGAAGAAACAACAGGAGAAGGAGATGGAGATGTTGGTGCTAACAAGTAAATCATAG
- the LOC115704607 gene encoding uncharacterized protein LOC115704607: MAITRSSSSPSPVLKKKSKMGKKSLANKSKGKRPIIDDFDSDFEAPMPKRVRPQSSKKTKLNLEEPTLPEISGKKFQKSITHAEDRTEVMCFVFVFGVFNQSSVWDCKFSPSDFYRSKCFGHFLDMPEFVFHPQVVHSLLLREVLQPNPKEFWAKVVSRRCIRFSAEEFYLISGLDCFGDCNKLLFSQETNQLVETCFRGVKTIDNKAIEDAFLGSRWGLDESIGLKMAVLYFIQCFLLSNTPDKEVSRFVLDVVDSGRWDEYCWGRESFELTIDSFKGRIEHGIIMKNRKAEKGGQYDGWYRALGCPWVFTVWFYECCPAMVNSFCKRVSSSIPRILNWSNTIVTKNPTLRDLKGKIFDLPLEKLKIKNMRPTDEERQQLQLDGLFIDESIDERGVAKQSFEGGSSSKKSDSADIDWMKSKLEMLSSNQSSLAEDFISLRCFVDFNFKSVMTVIKDIQEKVNAIHRRPSDEVFILILLFRFFYIFFCIVSLLFYLSFIYVG; encoded by the exons ATGGCAATCACTCGGTCATCTTCATCCCCTTCTCCAGTTCTCAAAAAGAAATCAAAAATGGGCAAGAAATCTTTGGCCAACAAATCCAAGGGTAAACGCCCAATCATTGATGAttttgattctgattttgaagCTCCAATGCCGAAGCGTGTGAGACCCCAGtcttcgaagaaaacgaagctgAACTTGGAGGAGCCCACGCTTCCAGAAATTTCtgggaaaaaatttcaaaaatctatTACACATGCTGAAGATCGGACTGAG gttatgtgttttgttttcgTTTTTGGTGTTTTCAATCAGTCTTCG GTTTGGGACTGTAAATTTAGTCCTTCTGATTTTTACAGATCTAAGTGT TTTGGGCATTTTCTGGATATGCCTGAGTTTGTTTTTCATCCACAAGTCGTTCATAGTTTATTACTAAGGGAAGTTTTACAGCCTAATCCTAAGGAGTTTTGGGCTAAGGTTGTTTCACGGCGTTGCATACGGTTTAGTGCCGAAGAATTTTACCTGATTTCTGGTTTAGATTGTTTCGGTGATtgcaacaagttgttgttttcacaggaaacaaatcaattggtagaaacatgtttccgtggtgtaaaaactattgacaacaaagccatcgaggatgcttttttgggtagtcggtggggtttggatgagtctattggtttgaaaatggctgttttgtatttcattcagtgttttcttcttagcaatACTCCTGACAAAGAAGTGTCTAGGTTTGTTCTAGATGTAGTTGATAGCGGTCGGTGGGAtgagtattgttggggtagggaATCATTTGAATTGACAATTGACTCATTCAAAGGTAGGATTGAGCATGGGatcattatgaaaaatagaaaggcagagaagggaggccaatatgatggctggtatagggcattgggatgtccttgggttttcactgtttggttttatgaatgCTGTCCTGCAATGGTGAACTCTTTCTGTAAGAGAGTTTCATCTTCTATTCCCAGGATTCTGAACTGGAGCAACACCAtcgtcaccaaaaatccaacccTTCGAGACTTGAAGGGCAAGATTTTTGATTTACCTTTGGAGAAG TTGAAGATAAAAAACATGCGTCCTACTGATGAAGAGAGGCAGCAGCTTCAACTTGACGGTCTATTTATCGatgaatctattgatgaacGTGGTGTAGCGAAGCAATCCTTCGAGGGTGGCTCATCTTCAAAGAAGTCTGATTCAGCAGATATTGATTGGATGAAATCTAAGCTGGAGATGCTCAGTTCGAATCAATCATCATTGGCCGAGGACTTCATTTCGttgaggtgttttgttgattttaatttcaaatccgtaatgactgtaattaaggatatccaagagaaggttaatgccattcatcgtcgtccttctgacgaggtatttattcttattttattgtttaggtttttttatatttttttttgtatagtttctttactgttttatttaagtttcatttatgttggttga
- the LOC133031223 gene encoding uncharacterized protein LOC133031223: MVVSCSAVPSADVNPSEDVGGSDKNVKDVEKPKGDESRLKGDDFFDGLSQLVIDDDQVVLAGLEAVAKINVPAPNPDVVGEKSDALHTDEETEDTVSDTPLLDKRKRAPALKSPFVDFGSADVGSTPMELMSSGSQSAGDDRDFKMVTYVKGLYALNDAFADPVSTEIEAKFDSWIGEGLLKHPRHYNCYEDGAKKFTPGFRLGVDYVEDKTWFYHLATCDMFMNDSHMNTIFYYLRKKGKYSSAVTLNFATTDCLFDDSIQALYHKFNKAKSMKTKMSHIHAAHPIAHYIRGMRIPCSKPWYEADHVLFIINLRRESHWVFGRLDVNEGTLFLYNSLRTAKMNAAARNAMKAYSVLLPLFFDLLGFWKNRAQAPASVSDPTAPFRIVELSGLASQQKNDCGAYVAAFAEFFIHGKDVPADFDIEVYRTRLASLFYSYGQRKIDESIDSEDEKQTKSSKASKLKK; encoded by the exons atggtggtga GCTGTTCTGCTGTTCCTTCTGCTGATGTGAATCCTTCTGAGGATGTTGGAGGGAGTGATAAAAATGTTAAGGATGTTGAGAAGCCGAAGGGCGATGAGTCTCGATTGAAGGGGGACGATTTCTTTGATGGGTTGAGCCAGCTTGTAATAGATGATGATCAAGTTGTGTTGGCTGGCTTGGAGGCTGTTGCTAAAATCAAT gtCCCCGCACCCAATCCAGATGTTGTTGGTGAAAAGTCAGATGCCCTTCATACTGATGAAGAAACTGAGGATACTGTCTCTGATACACCTCTGTTGGATAAGAGGAAGCGTGCTCCGGCCTTGAAATCTCCATTTGTTGATTTCGGGTCTGCTGATGTCGGGAGCACTCCAATGGAGCTTATGTCCTCAGGTTCTCAATCAGCTGGGGATGATAGGGATTTCAAAATGGTGACTTATGTGAAGGGCCTTTATGCTCTTAATGATGCTTTTGCTGATCCCGTATCTACCGAGATTGAGGCAAAATTTGACTCTTGGATTGGTGAAGGATTGCTTAAACATCCCAG gcattataattgttatgaagacggcgcaaagaaatttaccccgggttttaggctaggtgttgattatgttgaGGATAAAACTTGGTTTTACCATTTGGCCACATGCGACATGTTTATGAACGACTCG catatgaacaccatattctattaccttcggAAAAAAGGTAAGTATTCTTCCGCTGTGACGTTGAATTTCGCAACTACTGATTGTCTTTTTGATGATTCCATCCAAGCATTGTACCACAAATTTAACAAGGCCAAGTCAATGAAGACTAAGATGTCACACATTCACGCTGCCCACCCAATTGCGCATTACATCCGAGGTATGCGCATTCCCTGTTCCAAGCCTTGGTATGAAGCCGATCACGTGCTTTTCATCATCAATTTAAGAAGGGAAAGTCATTGGGTTTTTGGGCGTCTTGACGTGAACGAAGGGACGTTATTTCTGTACAATTCTTTGAGAACCGCGAAGATGAATGCCGCAGCTAGGAATGCGATGAAGGCTTATTCCGTGTTGCTGCCTTTGTTTTTCGATTTACTTGGGTTCTGGAAGAATAGAGCACAAGCTCCTGCCTCAGTTTCTGACCCTACAGCTCCATTCAGAATCGTGGAGCTTAGTGGTCTTGCGTCTCAGCAGAAGAA TGATTGTGGAGCATATGTTGCTGCCTTTGCTGAATTCTTTATACACGGAAAGGATGTCCCTGCAGACTTTGACATCGAAGTTTATCGAACCCGACTTGCTTCACTTTTCTACTCGTACGGACAAAGGAAAATTGACGAAAGTATTGACAGCGAGGATGAGAAGCAAACCAAGTCTTCTAAGGCATCTAAATTGAAGAAATAG
- the LOC133030786 gene encoding uncharacterized protein LOC133030786 yields MESLRALIQQWTYTNRKKAQKTTTFLTPTAEKKLVDNFVESLTENVKPINETMFEVIELTRSWVINLKEKTCSCNRFQLDELPCAHALAVIKEMNLNVYNYCSGYYTTRTWLETYSGSTYPVHNHTTWDVPQNIKDIIVLPPNQKIRSGRPRKRRFLSEWDTKKHNRCGKCGQHGHNRKTCNNQAIK; encoded by the exons atggagtcattgagagcattgattcaacaatggacatacacaaacaggaaaaaagcacagaaaacaacaacatttttaacacctacagcagaaaagaaattagtcgacaactttgtggaatcattgacagaaaat GTAAAACCAATAAACGAGACCATGTTCGAAGTCATTGAACTAACCAGATCATGGGTCATCAACCTCAAGGAGAAAACATGCAGTTGCAACAGATTCCAACTTGATGAGTTACCGTgtgctcatgcgcttgctgttataaaagagatgaacttgaatgtttacaactactgttcgggttattacaccacgcgaacatggcttgaaacatacagcggctcaacatatccggtacacaatcacacaacttgggatgtgccacaaaacataaaagatatcattgttctgccaccaaaccaaaaaataagatctggaagaccaaggaaacgaaggtttttatctgaatgggatacaaaaaaacataacaggtgcGGCAAATGTGGACAACACGGACACAATcgaaagacatgcaacaatcaagcaataaaatag